Proteins co-encoded in one Pseudophryne corroboree isolate aPseCor3 chromosome 1, aPseCor3.hap2, whole genome shotgun sequence genomic window:
- the LOC135044192 gene encoding uncharacterized protein LOC135044192 has protein sequence MADVDQQGQDQQATITLQLTPVDPSQPIQLQDIPQASMSPQLAQAPPQTQIPDDFWASWTSQQAQSNASLTAHTQHLASLPHHLPRISRNSGRLIVQVGRIATSMEQIRADNNQMLAHLTRIIDEQQRHQQALVQLIQHNQVVNESLSRIVASHTATNTQLNASINNLSNNITLMAAQQVTSSSGTTTPIQTPVTSPVRCSSRARASEPAQSTAPSTHKRKK, from the coding sequence atggccgacgtggaccagcagggacaagaccaacaggcaaccatcacactgcaacttacacctgttgacccgagccagccaatacagctgcaggatatcccccaagcctccatgagtccacaactggcacaagctccaccccaaacacaaataccagatgacttttgggccagttggacaagccaacaggcccaaagcaatgccagcctgaccgcacatacccaacaccttgccagtctgccccatcatctaccgcgcattagtcgcaactcgggcagactgattgtacaagtaggccgaatcgcaacatcgatggagcaaataagggctgacaacaaccaaatgctggctcatttaacgcgcatcattgatgagcaacagcgccatcagcaggcactcgttcaactcattcagcacaaccaggttgtgaatgagtcgttatcccggattgtagccagccacactgcaaccaacacacaactgaatgctagcattaataatttgagcaacaacataacattgatggcagctcaacaagtgacctccagctctgggaccacgacccctatccaaacgccagtaacctcccctgttcggtgttcctccagagcacgtgccagtgagccagcacaaagcacagcacccagcacacacaagcgaaaaaaataa